A single region of the Silene latifolia isolate original U9 population chromosome 8, ASM4854445v1, whole genome shotgun sequence genome encodes:
- the LOC141597418 gene encoding mannose/glucose-specific lectin-like, which produces MAENNVVFTNNTTKQLYPKEQHFWSGLPLTAAGRIPPGSSAQGKQLTTSEGSLKFATVYVDSEKELPTTRKFITAFDIAAFQKYGPYGSDLPINYSMILGQDESIKEVIVRNGFIVDAIGFVVADKNGSTSTKIFGGNGGHENRIPLQKDEYITQISGTYGKYAHSNSGSVVATLIIHTNLKPSGYGPYGRGELVQNPRTFASNTSDSIIGFFGRYSNYLESVGLYDRASVVIKEFGPYGTQSPKNYSMRLGQGESIKEIIVRHGFIVDAIGFVVVDDKTGRISTKIFGGSNGSETKIPLKSDEYITQISGTYGKYQHTNKG; this is translated from the exons ATGGCGGAGAATAATGTTGTATTTACCAATAATACTACCAAACAATTGTACCCAAAAGAGCAACACTTTTGGTCCGGGTTACCCCTGACCGCAGCCGGTAGAATTCCCCCAGGCTCAAGTGCACAAGGAAAACAGCTAACCACCTCTGAAGGTTCTCTCAAATTCGCAACCGTGTACGTTGATAGTGAGAAGGAACTCCCCACCACCCGTAAATTCATCACTGCTTTCGACATCGCTGCCTTTCAG aaATATGGGCCTTACGGTTCGGATTTGCCTATAAATTATTCAATGATACTTGGGCAAGATGAAAGTATCAAAGAGGTAATAGTGAGGAATGGATTCATTGTTGATGCAATTGGATTCGTCGTAGCTGATAAAAATGGGTCCACCTCCACGAAAATATTTGGCGGTAATGGCGGACATGAAAACAGG ATTCCACTCCAGAAGGATGAATATATAACACAAATAAGTGGCACATACGGAAAATATGCACACTCGAATAGCGGTAGCGTTGTCGCTACACTCATCATACACACTAACTTGAAACCCAGTGGATATGGACCGTATGGAAGAGGAGAGCTTGTTCAAAATCCTCGTACTTTTGCATCTAATACAAGTGACTCGATTATTGGATTTTTTGGAAGGTATAGCAACTATCTTGAGTCTGTTGGACTCTATGATCGTGCTAGTGTTGTTATTAAG GAATTTGGGCCTTATGGTACTCAGTCGCCAAAAAACTATTCGATGAGACTTGGGCAAGGTGAAAGTATCAAAGAGATAATAGTGAGGCATGGATTCATTGTTGATGCGATTGGGTTCGTTGTAGTTGATGATAAAACAGGTAGAATCTCCACAAAAATATTTGGCGGAAGTAATGGAAGTGAAACAAAG ATTCCACTCAAGAGCGATGAGTATATAACACAAATAAGCGGGACATATGGAAAATATCAACACACGAACAAAGGATAA
- the LOC141597419 gene encoding agglutinin-like, whose protein sequence is MAENNVVFTNNTTKQLYPKEQHFWSGLPLTAAGRIPPGSSAQGKQLTTSEGSLKFATVYVDSEKELPTTRKFITAFDIAAFQKYGPYGSDLPINYSMILGQDESIKEVIVRNGFIVDAIGFVVADKNGSTSTKIFGGNGGHENRIPLQKDEYITQISGTYGKYAHSNSGSVVATLIIHTNLKPSGYGPYGRGELVQNPRTFASNTSDSIIGFFGRYSNYLESVGLYDRASVVIKEFGPYGTQSPKNYSMRLGQGESIKEIIVRHGFIVDAIGFVVVDDKTGRISTKIFGGSNGSETKIPLKSDEYITQISGTYGKYQHTNSDNNVGKLTIHTNLNPGGYGPYGRGERVQNPRNFISPSSPVAGFFGRHDNYLQSIGVYLSTSAPSKAYAESGPVGPIDWKMVEVKLGQSQPSVVYDGGKVVAAVFGDGDAGVVYNETY, encoded by the exons ATGGCGGAGAATAATGTTGTATTTACCAATAATACTACCAAACAATTGTACCCAAAAGAGCAACACTTTTGGTCCGGGTTACCCCTGACCGCAGCCGGTAGAATTCCCCCAGGCTCAAGTGCACAAGGAAAACAGCTAACCACCTCTGAAGGTTCTCTCAAATTCGCAACCGTGTACGTTGATAGTGAGAAGGAACTCCCCACCACCCGTAAATTCATCACTGCTTTCGACATCGCTGCCTTTCAG AAATATGGGCCTTACGGTTCGGATTTGCCTATAAATTATTCAATGATACTTGGGCAAGATGAAAGTATCAAAGAGGTAATAGTGAGGAATGGATTCATTGTTGATGCAATTGGATTCGTCGTAGCTGATAAAAATGGGTCCACCTCCACGAAAATATTTGGCGGTAATGGCGGACATGAAAACAGG ATTCCACTCCAGAAGGATGAATATATAACACAAATAAGTGGCACATACGGAAAATATGCACACTCGAATAGCGGTAGCGTTGTCGCTACACTCATCATACACACTAACTTGAAACCCAGTGGATATGGACCGTATGGAAGAGGAGAGCTTGTTCAAAATCCTCGTACTTTTGCATCTAATACAAGTGACTCGATTATTGGATTTTTTGGAAGGTATAGCAACTATCTTGAGTCTGTTGGACTCTATGATCGTGCTAGTGTTGTTATTAAG GAATTTGGGCCTTATGGTACTCAGTCGCCAAAAAACTATTCGATGAGACTTGGGCAAGGTGAAAGTATCAAAGAGATAATAGTGAGGCATGGATTCATTGTTGATGCGATTGGGTTCGTTGTAGTTGATGATAAAACAGGGAGAATCTCCACAAAAATATTTGGCGGAAGTAATGGAAGTGAAACAAAG ATTCCACTCAAGAGCGATGAGTATATAACACAAATAAGCGGGACATATGGAAAATATCAACACACGAACAGTGATAACAACGTTGGTAAGCTCACCATACACACTAACTTGAATCCGGGTGGATATGGGCCGTATGGAAGGGGAGAACGTGTTCAGAATCCTCGTAATTTTATATCTCCAAGCAGTCCGGTTGCTGGATTTTTTGGAAGGCACGACAACTATCTTCAGTCTATTGGAGTCTACCTCAGTACTAGTGCACCTAGTAAG GCTTATGCAGAAAGTGGACCAGTTGGTCCAATTGACTGGAAAATGGTGGAAGTCAAATTGGGTCAATCTCAACCCTCAGTTGTGTACGATGGAGGCAAGGTGGTTGCCGCGGTTTTTGGTGACGGTGATGCTGGTGTCGTCTATAACGAAACTTATTAA